The following DNA comes from Deltaproteobacteria bacterium.
GCGAGCAGGATCACCTCCCGGTGTTCCGGCGTGAGCGCCGCCAGCGCGGCGACCACGGCGTCTGAAACTTGCCATTGCAACCAAAACCGCTCCGGATCGCGCGCGGCCTGTGTCCGGTCCGCGCCGTACAGCGCCCGCACCGCATCCTCGCGCGCCTCCGTTTCGAGGCGGCGCTCGCGCCGGCGGCGGCGACAGCCGGTGATGAACTGGTTCGTCATGATGCGAAACAGCCATGCGCGCGCATTCGAGCCGGGGACGAACCCGCTCCACGCGGCGAACGCGCGCGCCAGCGCCTCCTGGACGAGATCCTCCGCGTCGCCCCGGTTGCGGGTGTAGCGCAGCGCGCATGCGTAGAGGGCGCGGCGGTGAGGCAGCACCGCCGCCTCGAACTCCTCCCGCGCCGTGGCCGGCGCTCGATCCCGGGCGACCTGGTCGTGGTTCGCGATCATGCCCGGAGGGAGAGCAACGCGGATGCCAGTCGCACAGCGGCCGCAAATTCAGTGCGTTACCCCGCTGTCCGCTTGCCGCGCCGCCGCGCGCGTTGCCAGCGTGACGCGCGCGCGTGTCAAACCGGCAACGGGCCGCCGCCATCCGCCGGCCCGCGACGGTCCGCGCGCTCCGGCGCCCCTCGCGCCGGTGCCCCGTCCCCGATCAATCCGGCGGGCCGGCGCCCTCGGCTCCGACCGGCGCGGGCCGCGCACGGCGGGTGAGGTCGGCCCGCGCGCGCGGCAGCTCGTCGATCAGATCGCCCGCCATGAGCCCCGCGTCGATCCGGCCGCGCGCCGCGCGGTCGCCGGCCAGGCCGTGCAGGAACACGCCGGCGCGCGCGGCGTCCGCCGGCGGCGCGCCCTGCGCGGCCAGCGCGACGATCACGCCGGTGAGCACGTCGCCCGCGCCGGCGGTCGCCATCGCCGCGTTTCCCGTCGGGTTGACCGTCGTGAAGCCGTCGACCGCCCCGTCGCACACGAGCGTGCGCGCGCCCTTGAGTACGACGACCGCGCGCGTCCGCTCCGCGAGGCGCCGCACCGCGGCGATCCGATCCCGCTCGATGTCGGCCGCACTACACCCGAGCAGGCGGCCGGCCTCCCCCGGGTGCGGCGTGAGTACGACGGGCGCCCGCGCGGCGGCGACGGCGGCGAGGTCGCCCGCCATGTGGTTGAGTGCGTCCGCATCGATCACGACGGGGACCTCCGCACGCTCGAGCACCGCGCGGACGAGCGCCGCGCCGGCCGCGGTCGCCGGCATGCCCGGGCCGATCGCGACTGCGCGCTTGCCGGCGAGCAGTTCTGCCAGCGCGACGTCGAAGCCCGCCGCTTCCGGGTCGATCGCCGCGGTCATCACCTCGTCGGGCGCCGCGGCGTCGGCCCGCGGACCGGCGAGCGTCACCAGGCCGGCCCCCGCCCGCAGCGCCGCCCGCGCGGCCATGCGGCCGGCGCCCCACTTGCCGGGCGACCCGGCGATGACGAGCGCGTGGCCGCGCCGCCCCTTGTGGTCGACCGGCGTCGTCGCCGGCAGCGCCGCCGCCGCGTCGTCCCGCTCGAACACGGCGAGGGACACGCCGTGCACGCGCGCCAACTCGGCCGGGATGCCGATCTCGGCCACCGTGACCTCGCCACAGCGGGCGAATCCCGGCGACGACACCAGCGCCGGCTTGTCGAACGCCATCGTCACGGTCGCGTCCGCGTTGAACGCGACGCCGAGCACCGCGCCGGTGTCCGCCGCCAGCCCGCTCGGGATGTCCACCGCAACCTTGAACCCGCGCGCCCGGTTGAGGACCGCGACGACGCGCGCGTAGTGGCCGGTCACGTCGCGCGCGAGCCCGGTGCCGAACAATGCGTCGACGACGACGTCGGCCCGCTCGATGGCGCGCTCGTGTTCGAGCAGGTCCGCCTCGGTGGCGATCGACGCGACGCGGCCGCCGCACTGTTCGAGCACGCGCAAGTGCAGCGCCGCGTCGCCGGCGACCTTCGCGCGGTCGGCCGCCAGGTACGCGGACGCGGCGTAGCCCCACTCGCGCAACACGCGTGCGGCCACGTAGCCGTCGCCGCCGTTGTTGCCGGCGCCGCACACGACCGCGACCGTGGCGCCCGCGCGCCGGCGCGCGCGCACCACCTCGGCGACGGCCCGCCCGGCCGTCTCCATCAGGACCGCACCCGGAAGCCCGATCTCGTCGATGGTCGCGCGGTCGATCGCGCGCATTTGATCGGCGGTGACTACGTAGCGCACGGCCTCCCCCTTTCGTCCGCCTCGGCGACGACGACTGCCGCCGCCACGCCGGCGGCGTGCGTGAGCGTCAAATGAACGGCCACGACGCCGAGTGCGTCCGCCGCCGCCCGCGCCGCCCCCGCGAGCACCAGGCGCGGCGGTCGCCCCGCTTCCTTGACGACCTCGAGTTCGTGCCAGCGAAGTCCGGGCGGCACGCCGAGCGCCTTGAGCGCCGCTTCCTTCGCCGCAAACCGCGCCGCGTAGTGGCTGGCCCGGTGCGCGCGCGCGTCGGAATACGCGCGTTCGCCGGGCGTGAACAGTTTGTGCACGAACCGATCGCCCCAGCGATCGATCAATCCGGCGATGCGCGGGATCTCGGCGACGTCGAGGCCAATGCCGACGATCACGCCGTCCCCCTCGCCTGTCGTGCGACCACCTCGCCCGCCTCCGTCACGCGCACGCGGCGCGTATCGCGGCCGCCAACTCCTCGGCCCGCGCCCGAATCGCCGCCTCGTCCGGTCCCTCGATCATCACGCGCGCCTTCGGCTCGGTGCCGCTGTAGCGCACCAGCACGCGGCCATCGTCGCCCAGGTCGTCCTCGATCGCGGCGATCAGCTTCTGGACGTCCGGCAGTTCTGCCAGCGGCCGTTTGTGCGCGACGGCAACGTTGACCAGCACCTGCGGCGCGCGTTCCATCACGGAGGCGAGGTCCGCCAGCGGCCGCCCCTCCGACACCATGACTTCGAGCACGCGCAGCGCGGCGACGATGCCGTCGCCGGTGGTGTTGTGATCGAGAAACACCAGGTGTCCAGACTGCTCGCCGCCGAAGTTGTATCCGTCGCGGCGCATCGCGTCGACCACGTAGCGGTCGCCGACCGCGGTGCGCACGAGCGCGATCCCGTGCGCGCGCAGCGCGCGCTCGAGGCCGATGTTCGACATCACCGTGGCGACCACCGTGTTGCGCGCAAGCGTGCCTGCCGCCTTCATCCGCGTCGCGCACAGCGCCATCACCGCGTCGCCGTCGACCACGCGGCCGGCCGCGTCGCACAGCACCGCCCGATCGGCGTCGCCGTCGAGTGCCACCCCGAAGTCCGCTCCCTCGGCCACGACGCGCTCGCACATCGCCTCGGGGTGAAGCGCGCCGCAGCCCGCGTTGATGTTCGTGCCGTCCGGGGATGCGTGGATCGCGACCACGCGCGCGCCGAGTTCCTCGAACACCCGCGGCGCCACCTTGTAGGCTGCGCCATGCGCACAATCGACGACGATCTTGACGCCGTCGAGCGACAGGTGGCGCGGGAAGGTGTTCTTGCAAAACACGATGTAGCGGCCCGCGGCATCGTCGATGCGCGTCGCGTGGCCGATGTCGCCGGCCCGCGCGCGGCGGGCGGCAAGCTCGTCCGACGCCATCAACCGCTCGATCTCCGCCTCGACCGCGTCGTCGAGCTTGAACCCGTCGCGCGAAAACAACTTGATACCGTTGTCCTGGTACGGGTTGTGCGACGCGGAGATCACCACCCCCGCGTCGGCGCGCATCGACGCGGTGACGAACGCGATGCCCGGCGTCGGCAGCGGACCGGTGAGCCATACGTCGCCGCCCATCGACACGATGCCGCTGGCCAGCGCGGTCTCGAACAGGTAGCCCGACAGCCGCGTATCCTTGCCGATCACCACGCGGTCGCGCCGGCCCTGGCTCTCGAGTTGCGCGGCGACCGCCATGCCGAGCCGCAACACCGTCTCCGGGGTCATCGGCTCGACGTTGGCCACGCCGCGCACGCCGTCGGTTCCGAACAGCTTGCGTTCGACCTGGTGTCCCTCGCTCGTCACGGCGTGCATCTATAGCACGCCGTGCGCGGCGTAGGCGCAGCTCGCACAGCCGCGCACGCTACGCGCCGGCCGTCGATCGTGGCGGGCGTTACCGTCGACAAGCCGTCTTGATCCGCCCGCTTGCGTCCCCCACTCTGACGTCGGGGATCATGCACGCAAGGCACGCGAGGGTTGTCCCGGTCGCCGCCGCGGGCGCGATCGCGCTCGCCGCCTCTGGCTGCATCTCGGCCGAACCGTTTCGGTGTGACGACGATGCGCAGTGCGCGGCCGAGGGCGCGGCCGGCGTATGCGAGGCCACCGGCTACTGCAGCTTCGCCGATCCGTCGTGCGCGTCGGGACGCCGCTACGGCGCGCTGGCCGGCGACGTGAGCGACACGTGCACCGCGGCCGATCCCGGGGGCGACCCGGCGCACGACCCCGGCCGGGGCGCGGCCGATCCCGCGCCCGCGTCCGGCCGCGACGGCGACGGCGGACAGGATGAGCCGCCCCCGCCTCCACCGCCGCCCCCGCCTCCCCCCACCCAGTGCGTCGCGGACGTCGCGACCGGCTCCGAGCACACGTGCGCGCTGCGCACCGACGGCGCGGTCTTCTGTTGGGGCAACAACCGCAACGGCGCGCTCGGCGACGGCTCCCTGGTGCCGCGCCTCGCCCCGGTGCGCGTCGAGGGCATCGCCGACGCGGTCGAAGTGGCGGCCGGCGAGTTTCACACCTGCGCCCGCCGCGCCGACGGCACCGTGTGGTGTTGGGGCTACAACGAGTACGGCAGTCTCGGCGACGGCACGACCGTCGATCGCCCGCTGCCGGTGCAGGTCGAGGGGATCGACGACGCCGTCGCGCTGGCGCTCGGCGAGTACCACAGTTGCGCCGTGCGCGCGGACGGGACGCTCTGGTGCTGGGGCCGCAACCAACGCGGCCAACTCGGCGACGGCACGACCACCAACCGGGCCACCGCCGCCCCCGTGCCCGGCATCTCGGGCGTCACCGCAGCGGCCGCGAACGGCCAGCACGTGTGCGCCGTCGCCGGCGACGGAGGCGTCTACTGCTGGGGCAAGAACCTGTTCGGCCAGCTCGCGGACGGATCGACCACCGACCGCAGCTCGCCTCGGCGCATCGACGCGATGGCGCCCGCGGTTCAACTCGCGCTGGGCGGCGAGCACACCTGTTTTCGCACCGCGGACGGCGCCGTGCGATGCGCCGGCCGCAACGAAAGCGGCCAGCTCGGCGACGGCACGACCACCAACCGGCCGCAGCCGGTCGAGGTCGCCGGCCTCACCGACGCGGTCGAGGTCGCCGCGGGCGAGTGGCACACGTGCGCGCGCACCGGCGACGGCCGCGTGTTCTGCTGGGGGTTCAACCTCAACGGCACCCTCGGCGACGGCACGACCACCGACCGGTCCGCGCCGGGGGCGCCGGTGCAAGCGCTGTGGAACGTGAGCGCCATCGCGGCGGGCGAACGCCACAACTGCGCCCTCGCCGACGGGCGTATCCGCTGTTGGGGATACAACGGCGCCGGCCAGCTCGGCGACGGCACCGCGGCCGACGCGGTCGCCCCGGTCGACGTCGACGTGCCCTGCGACTAGGAGGCTGTCCTGCACGGAGTGCGCCTCGGGCGAAGTCCATCGGACCTCGGGCGAGGCGCGACGAAGGCGCTGGGCGGGCCCGAGGAACTGAGCAGCCACGCGGCACGAGGGTTCAGGGACATCGCGCGTCGCCACGCCGCCCCGACGGGCGGACGCCGACACGCGGCGATCCGCTGTTCCTCGACGTGGTACGGGTTCGGGCCAACCCGGGAGTGCCCCGGCGCGATCTTCCCGATCGCCTCGGGCCGTGGAAGTCGGTGTACAACCGGTTCGCCGACTGAGCGGCGAAAGACCACCGGGCGGCGCTCTTCCGCGCGATCCGGATCGAAGCGCACGCAACCGGCTCGCGTGTCGACGGCTCCGGGGTTCGTGCTCACGAAGACGCGCCGGAGGCAAACACGTGGCCGGTCCGGGGCCGAGCATCCAGCGGCGATGGCGACGACACCGCATCGGGGACGCACACGGCCTACGAGCGCGGGCCGCGAGGTAGGACCTCGGGCACGCCGCGCTTTCCCTTCCATCGTTCTTTCGCCTCCCGGCAGGCGACCACGAACCGGTCGAGCCGGCGCGGCGCCGCCAGTCAACCCGGCGCAGCCCCGTTCGTTGTTTGGTGTCGCCGCGGGCGGAACCTCGGACAACTCCCCGCCCGTGGTACGATGCTCCATGGGCCGGCTCGGGGTGATCGCGCTTTTCCTGTTCGGTGTGGGTTGTGGCGGTGGGGACGACGACGATGACGTGGCCGTGGACGCGAGGCCCCGCGCGGTCGATGCGACGGCGGACGTGGTCGACGCGGAGGTCGCCGGCGACGCACGGTCACCGGATGCGACACCGGCCGGGATGGTTCTATACGGGATCGTCAGCGGGCGCCTGGTGACGATCGATACGACGACGGGCGACGCGAGTGACGTCGGTGCCGTCGGGCTCGAGATCACGCGCGCCACGTGGGACGAGGGATCGGGCACGGTCTACGGCGTGTACGACAACACGATCGCTCCGAAGCTGGCGACGATCGATCTCTGCACGGGTGCGGCGACCCACGCCGTCAATCTCACGATCCCCGGCAACCTGATCGACGGGTTCGATTTCGAGGCGGCCAGCGGAACGCTGTATGCGTCGGTGACCGCGGATGGCAACTACCCCCCCGACCATCGAACCGAGCAGTTGGTGACGATCGATCCGGTCACAGGCCGGTCGACCGTCGTGGCGAACTACACGGGGACACTGACCGACGGAGACGTCCTGCTGCTCGACCTGCCTCAGCCGCTGGCCATCGATACGGACACGTCGAACAGCACCGTGACCCTCTACGACCTGTCCCTCGCGAGCGCAGCTGCAACGAACGAGCGAACGACGGGCCCGCCACTGACGGTATTCGAGACGGTACACCAGGGCGTCATCTACGCGCTGGGCGGCGACGGCGCAATCGAGGGGCAGATCGTGACGCTCGACCCGACGACCGGCGTGCCGACCGCTGTCGGGGGCAGCCATGTACCGGCCGACGTGGCCGCTCTGTTCTCCGCGCCGGCGTGCGCGCCGTAGGAGGCTGTTGCACATAGCCGCTGGCTGCGGTCGCGACCGGCGGGCGATCTTCGGCGACCGTCCTCGCGTCCTTCGGTACCGTATAGTCCTACGCGCCCGCGTGCGCGACGGGCGTGCGCCGAACCTCGCCTCGCCTCTCGCAACCTCGCTGGCGCGCCGATACGCAACCGCCTCCTGGGGGCAAACCCACGGTACAGCCACCGCGATGTGCTGACACCTCGTGCTGCGTCGCTCCTCCGTGCCTCGGGCGCACCCAGCGCCTTCGTCGCGCCTTGCCCGACATCCCACGGACGTCGCGTGAGTCACCCTGCGTCCAGGGACGGCGCCTGGGTGCGCGTGCGCGAGTCTGTTACGGCCTTCGCGCACTCCTCGCCGCGGCGGCCGCGCGCCGGGCGCGCGGCGTCCGTGCCTCGCTGCGCTCGGCCGAGCCGGCCCTCGGCGACGTGACCGTCGACACGACCGGGTCCGCGACCGCTCGCCTGTCGCCGCGGCGAGGTGGACACTCACATGTCGCTCTAGTACCGTACCGGCATCGTGCGCCGCCGTTTGGCCGTCGCGACCGTGCTGTGGTGGGGCCTCGGGATCGAACTCGCACCGGGGTTGCACGTCGCACTGCACGAGATGTGGGAGCACCACCACCACGACGGCGACGACGACCGCGACGGCGATCACGGCGCGCCCGATCCCCGTCACGGCCGGCACAGCCTGGCCCACAAGCACGTCGCCATGCACCAGGCTCCGCCTCCGCCGCCGGTGCTGCCCGCGACGGTCGTCGCGGAGCTGAAGTACCGCGATCGCGATCGCGAGGCGCCGCCGTCGCGGTGCCCGACCCGCGCCCGCGCCCGGGGACCTCCGCGTGACGCGCTGCCGATGACGAGCAGCTAGAGTGCCGTCGCGCACGGGCGCGCCGGCGAGGTTGCGAGTTGGAAGGCGCCGGTCGGCGCGCGCCCGCGGCGCACGAGGGCGCGCATCGAGATACGGCGCCGAAGAGCGCGTGGACCTACGCCGGCGATCGACCGCCGGTCGCGACCACGGCCCGCAGCCGTGCGCGACGGACTCGTCCGCGTTCACAACCCATCCGAGGAGGTCACCATGCTCGAACGCACGGCGGGCCTCGCTGCGCTCGCGCTGACCGCGTCGTCGGTGGCGTACGCCCAAAGCGAGGAACCGCGGGGCATCGATTCGCCTGCGCCCCAAGAGCCCCAAAAGGACAAGAACAACGACACGAAAGACGCCGATAGCACGGCTGTCGTCCCCGGCGAAGTCGTCGTCATCGAAGCAGAGGCTCCCTACGTCCCGGTCGCGTCCCGATCCGTTCGCGATCGAGACTTCCTGCTCCGGCCTCGACCGCGCCCGGCCGATATCTTGCGCGTCGTCCCCGGCCTGTTCGTGACCCAACACGCAGGCGGCGGGAAGGCGAACCAGTACTTCCTCCGCGGTTTCGACGCCGATCACGGCACCGACATCGCACTGAGCGTCGACGGCGTGCCCGTGAACATGGTCAGCCACGGCCACGGCCAGGGCTACGCCGACCTGAACTGGGTGATCCCGGAGATCGTCCAGACGATCGACGTGTTCAAGGGCCCATACGCCGCCGACCAGGGCGACTTCGCGACCGCGGGCGCCGTCGACATGGTCACCCACGAGCACATCGATCGATCGTCGATCGCGGTGTCGGGCGGCCGTTTCGATACCTATCGGCTCCTCGGCATCGCCGCGCCCGTCGCCGCAAACGACTGGACGTCCCTGTTTGCGGCAGAAGCGTACTTCACGAACGGACCGTTTCTGAGCGGCGAGAAGTACCACCGGTACAATGCGTTCGCCCGAGTCGTTCGCGCCGCAGGGTCGCGTTCCACCGTCGCGTTCACGGCGACGAGCTACAGCGGCGGCTGGAACGCATCCGGGCAGATTCCCGAACGCGAGGTCGACGCGGGGAATCTCGACCGTTTCGGCTCGCTCGACCCGACCGATGGCGGTAACTCGGCTCGCCACAGCGCGTATGTCACCTATCGCGCCTACCCGGACGACGCGAGCGAGTTCACGCTGCTGGCATATGCCGTGCGCTACCGCTTCGCGCTCTACTCGAACTTCACATTCTGGTTGGTCGATCCCGTTTTGGGCGATCAGATCGAGCAAACCGACGATCGCACGATGACCGGTCTGGCGGCGAAGTACCGCGTTCGGCACGACGTCGGGCCGGTTCGGCTCCACACCACCGTGGGCACCGCGGTCCGCGCCGACGCCGTCGACAACGCCCTGTATCACACCGCCGGCCGGGAGCGGCTCGACACGCGCGTGGATGCGCACGTCGACGAGCGGAGCATCGGCCTATACGGTCAGGCAGACGTGGCGTGGACGCGGTGGCTGCGGACCGTCGTCGGCGCCCGCGTCGATCATTTCGGCTTCCAGGTAGACGACCACCTCGAGGACCGCACGACCACCGGCACCGTCGGTTCCGGCGTGCGCGACCGCGTCATCGTCAGCCCGAAGGCAACCGTCGTGATCACGCCCACCCGCGGCACCGATGTCTACGCCAACTTCGGCATGGGCTTTCACTCCAACGACGCGCGCGCGGTGGTTCGACGTCCCGGCCGCGGCACTCCGCTCGCCCGCGCGACCGGCTACGAGCTCGGCGCGCGGTCGCGACTCCTCGATCGATTCGACCTCGCCGGATCGGCCTGGTTGCTCGACCTCGACAGCGAAACCGTGTGGGTAGGCGATGAAGGTGGAACCGAAGCGCGGGGCCCCACGCGCCGCTACGGAGTGGACGTCGAAGCCCGGGCGGAGATCGCTCCGTGGCTCGTCGCGGATGTGGACGTCACCTACGCGCGCGGGCGGTTCCGCGACCTACCGGCGGGCGAGGATCAGATCCCACTGGCGCCGCGCTTCACGATGACGGCCGGCCTTTCGGCGCTCCACCCGCGGGGCTTCTTCGGCCGCGTCGGCGCCCGCGGCCTGTCGGCCCGGCCGCTCACGGAAGACGGATTCCTGCAAGCTGACGGGTTCACGCTCGTCGATGTGACCGCGGGGTACCGAACCGACCGCTACGAGATATCCGTCGCGGTGGACAACGTGCTCGACGCCGAGTGGCGCGAAGCACAGTTCGCGACGACGTCGCGCGTCGCTGGGGACCCGCCCACCGACAGGCCGCCTCCCGCCGGCGCCTGTCCGGACGGGTCGCGCGTGAGCACCGACGACGACGGCAACTTCGCCGGCTGCGAAGGCGTCCACTTCACTCCCGGCGCCCCCATCAACGTCATGGCCACGCTCCGCCTTTTCTACTAGGGGCTGTCCCTGGGAGGCTGTTGCGCATAGCGGCTGGCTGCGGTCGCGATCGGCGGGCGATCTTTGGCGTACGTCCCCGCACCCTTCGGTTCCGTAGGGTCATACGCGCCGTCGTGCGCTACGGGCGTGCGCCGAACCTCGCCTCGCCTCTCGCAACCTCGCTGGCGCGCCGATACGCAACCGCCTCCTGGCCCCCGGCCAAGCACCGACCGTGACGCCCCGGTGAGGTCACAAAGCACCCCGCGGCGGCAATCCTCGAGCCCACGCGGTGCGGCCGGGGCCGCGCCGCAGTCGAAACTGCCCCGAGGCCGCGCCCGACCTCGACGATCGCATGAACGTGCAGCCGAGTGGGGTCTCCGCGGACCGTCGACGGCCCGGACCGCTCGATCGCCGACTCGCGCAGCGGGTTGTCGCACGACGCCACGACGCTGCAAACCGACGGCGTGTCTGTGGATGCCAACGCGAGCTCGAGCGGACGACACGGCACCGGCGGGCGACCACAACACCCGCATCCATACGCGCCATTGTCGCAGGCGACGGCATTGGCACAGGCAATGGCGTCCATCGGAACGGAGCAGTCGCCGAACGCGGCATGCCTGCGATATGATCATCACGACGAACAAGCTGCTTGACTGCGCACGCGGTTTCCTGCCACCGGATCGACCGGGCATCGGGCGCCGTACGTCCCGTGGACCGCCCCGGCCCGTATCCGGACA
Coding sequences within:
- a CDS encoding sigma-70 family RNA polymerase sigma factor; the encoded protein is MIANHDQVARDRAPATAREEFEAAVLPHRRALYACALRYTRNRGDAEDLVQEALARAFAAWSGFVPGSNARAWLFRIMTNQFITGCRRRRRERRLETEAREDAVRALYGADRTQAARDPERFWLQWQVSDAVVAALAALTPEHREVILLADLGGRSYRDVAGRLGVPIGTVMSRLFRARRQLEAELADYAAREYGIARRVRGCP
- a CDS encoding NAD(P)H-hydrate dehydratase, whose product is MRYVVTADQMRAIDRATIDEIGLPGAVLMETAGRAVAEVVRARRRAGATVAVVCGAGNNGGDGYVAARVLREWGYAASAYLAADRAKVAGDAALHLRVLEQCGGRVASIATEADLLEHERAIERADVVVDALFGTGLARDVTGHYARVVAVLNRARGFKVAVDIPSGLAADTGAVLGVAFNADATVTMAFDKPALVSSPGFARCGEVTVAEIGIPAELARVHGVSLAVFERDDAAAALPATTPVDHKGRRGHALVIAGSPGKWGAGRMAARAALRAGAGLVTLAGPRADAAAPDEVMTAAIDPEAAGFDVALAELLAGKRAVAIGPGMPATAAGAALVRAVLERAEVPVVIDADALNHMAGDLAAVAAARAPVVLTPHPGEAGRLLGCSAADIERDRIAAVRRLAERTRAVVVLKGARTLVCDGAVDGFTTVNPTGNAAMATAGAGDVLTGVIVALAAQGAPPADAARAGVFLHGLAGDRAARGRIDAGLMAGDLIDELPRARADLTRRARPAPVGAEGAGPPD
- a CDS encoding holo-ACP synthase; translated protein: MIVGIGLDVAEIPRIAGLIDRWGDRFVHKLFTPGERAYSDARAHRASHYAARFAAKEAALKALGVPPGLRWHELEVVKEAGRPPRLVLAGAARAAADALGVVAVHLTLTHAAGVAAAVVVAEADERGRPCAT
- a CDS encoding phosphoglucosamine mutase; amino-acid sequence: MHAVTSEGHQVERKLFGTDGVRGVANVEPMTPETVLRLGMAVAAQLESQGRRDRVVIGKDTRLSGYLFETALASGIVSMGGDVWLTGPLPTPGIAFVTASMRADAGVVISASHNPYQDNGIKLFSRDGFKLDDAVEAEIERLMASDELAARRARAGDIGHATRIDDAAGRYIVFCKNTFPRHLSLDGVKIVVDCAHGAAYKVAPRVFEELGARVVAIHASPDGTNINAGCGALHPEAMCERVVAEGADFGVALDGDADRAVLCDAAGRVVDGDAVMALCATRMKAAGTLARNTVVATVMSNIGLERALRAHGIALVRTAVGDRYVVDAMRRDGYNFGGEQSGHLVFLDHNTTGDGIVAALRVLEVMVSEGRPLADLASVMERAPQVLVNVAVAHKRPLAELPDVQKLIAAIEDDLGDDGRVLVRYSGTEPKARVMIEGPDEAAIRARAEELAAAIRAACA
- a CDS encoding transposase — protein: MERERHRGGRTPQLRPRRRAYPLLGIQRRRPARRRHRGRRGRPGRRRRALRLGGCPARSAPRAKSIGPRARRDEGAGRARGTEQPRGTRVQGHRASPRRPDGRTPTRGDPLFLDVVRVRANPGVPRRDLPDRLGPWKSVYNRFAD
- a CDS encoding TonB-dependent receptor gives rise to the protein MRDGLVRVHNPSEEVTMLERTAGLAALALTASSVAYAQSEEPRGIDSPAPQEPQKDKNNDTKDADSTAVVPGEVVVIEAEAPYVPVASRSVRDRDFLLRPRPRPADILRVVPGLFVTQHAGGGKANQYFLRGFDADHGTDIALSVDGVPVNMVSHGHGQGYADLNWVIPEIVQTIDVFKGPYAADQGDFATAGAVDMVTHEHIDRSSIAVSGGRFDTYRLLGIAAPVAANDWTSLFAAEAYFTNGPFLSGEKYHRYNAFARVVRAAGSRSTVAFTATSYSGGWNASGQIPEREVDAGNLDRFGSLDPTDGGNSARHSAYVTYRAYPDDASEFTLLAYAVRYRFALYSNFTFWLVDPVLGDQIEQTDDRTMTGLAAKYRVRHDVGPVRLHTTVGTAVRADAVDNALYHTAGRERLDTRVDAHVDERSIGLYGQADVAWTRWLRTVVGARVDHFGFQVDDHLEDRTTTGTVGSGVRDRVIVSPKATVVITPTRGTDVYANFGMGFHSNDARAVVRRPGRGTPLARATGYELGARSRLLDRFDLAGSAWLLDLDSETVWVGDEGGTEARGPTRRYGVDVEARAEIAPWLVADVDVTYARGRFRDLPAGEDQIPLAPRFTMTAGLSALHPRGFFGRVGARGLSARPLTEDGFLQADGFTLVDVTAGYRTDRYEISVAVDNVLDAEWREAQFATTSRVAGDPPTDRPPPAGACPDGSRVSTDDDGNFAGCEGVHFTPGAPINVMATLRLFY